The genomic window TGAGAGTTTAGTGTCAACAGTAAATTTGTGTTGCAATGAGGATAAAATGTCAAATATCTCAAAGCGTCAGCGCACAAATAGCTGTAATTCTTACTTCTGGTAGAAGTGGCTGATCTGTGCAGGTTTTACTTGGAGTTTGAAATCATGCTCCTCGTTGTACGGTGACGTTTTGTAGTGCTGCAAACATGATCTGTatcaaaagagaaagaagataTTGTCTGCTTTAATCTCAGCCAGAGGAAAATGCATTTTACATACTCAAATATTATTAGAAGGAGTCAAGTGATTTACTGTGTGAGAAGAAAGAGACGGTCATAGGGCAAACCCAGGAATGTGCTGCAGGTCACAATTATCTCCAGCAGATGGTGCAGTTTTCTGAGTCGGATTACTTGCTCCTGCAGATCAACCTCTGTGCTCAGGTAATAACACTGTGGAGTAAATTACAAAAACTTGGCACTTGTTTACAGACATCCAAAAGTAATTGTCAATGAAGTAATCTTAGACTTACCAAGTGATTCAGAGTTGTCAATTCTTCACCTGAGAAACACAAgattgcaaaaatgcaattagTCACAAGCACGACCATGTATTGTGCCACACAAAGTGCTGAAGAGGTATATGTAAACACTTACCAATGAGGTAGTTAATATAATCTTTTCTCATCTTGTCCAGACCCATCTCTAGCAGCATGGTGACAGGTGTGAGACCTGTAAGAGACACATGATCGATCTGCTGGTGGTAGGACTGCAGGATGAGCTTGCTGAGGGAGCTGCTGCTATCTCTGTGAATCTGAGGGTAGTGAaatgaaacacaacacacattatACCTTTATACCATTAATGTCCAACCTTTTGATCCCAACAGTCTTCAAAAGTTTATTATGCCATACCCAGGGTTTGATATCACCATATCTCAAAGCCTCAATGACCAACTTCAAACAGTCTCCAATGTCCTGATATGAAGTCACACCTATGATACAAAGCAAAATGATAAAATAACAGCTGCCACTGTCGGTGTGTCACCCAACTCCAAGGAGTTCCAGCTTCATTAACAACAAAGCTGACTCACTTTTTCTCATCCGAAcccacagctgctccacaaAATCCAAATCCCCTCTTTCCAGGAAACAATTGAAGAGGGGAGTGTCTGTCTCAGAATTCAGCTTTGAGACCTtttagaaaaaagaaagaaatgtacaACACTACTGCTTTTGGGAAtgcatacattaaaaaaaactcttttatACCTCAGCTGTTTTTGTGGCCACATCCTGTggtgtttttgctgttttctgAAGCTCTGAAAgaagaattaaaaaagaaaatagggCTTGATAGCACTACATCATATAAGAGGTGTATCAATTTAATTCTGCTGATACCTTCTAGGTAGGACTTGGTAAGATTTACAGCTGATATGCTCTCCAGAGGTTCCATCCACTCAGTTTCACCAGTTCTCAAACCATCAGCAAGAGTCTGAAATAATGAGAATCATATTCATGTTATTCAGTGGTGTTTTGAAAGTTATGGTCCTCTCATGTTATTGTAGAGCACAAACCTGAAGAAACTCTAACTCCCTGTACATCTCATACATTGGACTCCTCATATCGCCACTGGAGACTTTGATGTTCTGCACAAAGATAAAGAAGGtattttatcaataaaaatgcATGTTAGAAAATACAAAAAGTTTTTTACTCCACCATCATTAATTTAAGTGTGAATAAATGCTGCTTACAAGAGTTGCTATGGAGGACAGTGGTGGGATCTCAAGAATACTTTCCACATGGCTCCATTTGAAATCCACTGTCACACTGCTCTGCAACTCAATAGTGGTATTCTCAACAACAGTGGAGCCAAACAGGTTAAACCTGGCACTGCCTTTAACCCCCATCTGGAAGTATTGACaaatataagtaaaaaaaaggtTCATTCATTCACACTGACTTGAAGGAGAGGACACGTCCTCTTACCGAGGTTGAGTGATGCCTCTTTTTATGTTCTTGTTTAAGGTCCTCTAAGGTCATGAAAGACTTCTTGTCAACAGTTGAACCTAATAACATGAAGATCAGGAAAAAAGTGAGTACGCTGAAAATAGGTTATTAAAAAGTCAAATGAAGTGTATAAGCTATACCTTTACATGTAACAGAGTATAATTTGACTCCAGTTACTTTATTCCCTACGCAGACCGTTTCAACTCCAAACCAAGTTGTTCCAGCAGGATCAGACATGTCACATCGCACCCACAAAGGGTATGATGCAGGGTTGTTGTCCACAACTGACACACTAGCATTTTGAGATAAAGTGTACCAAGACAGCAACTGCCTGCACCAagacaaaatataaacacagtttGATTGTCAGGTAAAGCTTATTTGATATAACATTATTCTGATTTTTGCAGGATTGGTTACCTTGCTTTCATAATTGTGAGCGGCTGTGGTCCAGGTTCTGTCAGGAGTGTACTAGGGCTTTCATcagcatcctcatcatcatcatcatcagcacaaTTTGATGTCTCCAACATTTGTTTGCAGTCTAGTTCACTTATTTTTGGGACCTAGTGAAATCAAAACATAACCCAGTCATCAGCACTACACAGGAGCTACTTTGAAATGAGTCCCCACATTGATTGGAAACAGTCTGGTCTCATCATTACTCACAGCTTTTTCACAGACGAAGATTGTTTGGTTGCCACAGTACATATTTAACGCAGCAATTCTGTCTcctttaatttttattatttggaTGTCCTCCTGAAACCCACAATATGCTTTAGTCATTATAATAACGTAGTTACACAAGTTTGTAAAAGGTTAATTTAGGAAAAGTGAAATCACCTTATATGTATATGGTTCATTGCTTTCCTCGTCTTGTAGAGATCTGGAGCCAACACAAGACCAACAACAATACGTAAATGATTAAGTATTATATAACTGCAAACGAAACTGACCACAACAGAAAAGGTAAAACATGCCCCGTCCTGTGTGAGGTTTCTTTCTTTAGCTAAAGGAGCTAACGTTAGAAACGCTGCATGCATATAAAACTCACCGTAGAACACTGAAAAACTCCTTAGCATCAGATATGGCCTTTGAGCCCATCGCGAAATTATAGAACGGGTCTCTTGTAAAAGAGCAAAGTGTGTAGACGAAACAGAAAAGGGAAGTTGACAAAGTCTCAGAAACTAATCAAACATGTAGCTGCTGTTGATATTTTGACAGTCGCGCGCTAACTCAGACGATGACGACACGAGTTCAGAGGTTATTTGACATGGCCATAAAGTTGTttgaaataattaaattaattaaagtcTAAAAATATGTTGCTACTCTTGCACAAATTAAAAGGCATGTCAACAAAATAAAGTATAATGtacttaaaaaaatatgcaaTCAGAAACTAGTTCCGTCCAGACGTCCATCCTGCGCCAACACGGAGCAAAAAAATAGTGCCACCTGTAGTTACAACATttaaagctgttttgttttaatcacaatcatttatttatacataGCGAAGTAAAAGTATTTTTACGTCCATAAAAGACTTATGTGTGTCTTTCTAAAAGATGTAACAGAGGGTTTGAGGAAACAATGTTGTTACCGGAAGTGGAATGCTGCAAGGCGGAGGCATAAAGCGTTCCGGTTGGGGCACCAACTTCC from Parambassis ranga chromosome 19, fParRan2.1, whole genome shotgun sequence includes these protein-coding regions:
- the zwilch gene encoding protein zwilch homolog; protein product: MGSKAISDAKEFFSVLRSLQDEESNEPYTYKEDIQIIKIKGDRIAALNMYCGNQTIFVCEKAVPKISELDCKQMLETSNCADDDDDEDADESPSTLLTEPGPQPLTIMKARQLLSWYTLSQNASVSVVDNNPASYPLWVRCDMSDPAGTTWFGVETVCVGNKVTGVKLYSVTCKGSTVDKKSFMTLEDLKQEHKKRHHSTSMGVKGSARFNLFGSTVVENTTIELQSSVTVDFKWSHVESILEIPPLSSIATLNIKVSSGDMRSPMYEMYRELEFLQTLADGLRTGETEWMEPLESISAVNLTKSYLEELQKTAKTPQDVATKTAEVSKLNSETDTPLFNCFLERGDLDFVEQLWVRMRKSVTSYQDIGDCLKLVIEALRYGDIKPWIHRDSSSSLSKLILQSYHQQIDHVSLTGLTPVTMLLEMGLDKMRKDYINYLIGEELTTLNHLCYYLSTEVDLQEQVIRLRKLHHLLEIIVTCSTFLGLPYDRLFLLTQSCLQHYKTSPYNEEHDFKLQVKPAQISHFYQKEHPIVWGVEVSSGHSPREVRTSLQLSDRSLVDHVIFETDYPNETVNGDSEDPAFFSTIVSCSLVNFA